From one Rosa rugosa chromosome 4, drRosRugo1.1, whole genome shotgun sequence genomic stretch:
- the LOC133707485 gene encoding chaperone protein ClpC, chloroplastic-like isoform X2 yields the protein MMCTLRAPALRLSSFSGLRSVNVLDIMVKPGQDLYAKVGEAISSRHRKASRCVPKATSFDRFSEKAIKAILLAQEETMRIGHNFVGTEHILLGLVGEGTGIAAKVLKSIGINLKGARVEVKKIIGTGRGFVAIEIPFTSRAKRVLELSQEEARQLGHNYIGPEHLLLGLLREGEGVAACVLKNLGADPSNIRTQVIRMVGESTEAAGVGARQGTSGNKMPTLEEYGTNLTKLAEEGKVDEQDLSQKET from the exons ATGATGTGTACTTTACGAGCACCTGCATTGAGATTGAGCAGTTTCTCAGGACTCCGTAGTGTTAATGTTTTAGATATTATGGTGAAGCCTGGGCAAGACTTATATGCTAAGGTGGGAGAAGCTATCTCCTCCCGGCATCGAAAGGCTAGCAGATGTGTGCCTAAAGCCACGTCGTTTGATCGCTTCTCAGAAAAGGCAATAAAAGCGATTCTGCTTGCACAAGAGGAAACAATGCGAATTGGTCACAACTTTGTTGGTACAGAGCACATACTTTTGGGTCTTGTTGGTGAAGGAACTGGGATTGCTGCCAAGGTCCTTAAATCTATTGGAATCAATCTTAAAGGTGCACGCGTTGAAGTGAAAAAGATCATTGGAACGGGTCGTGGCTTTGTTGCTATTGAAATCCCATTCACTTCTCGTGCAAAGCGAGTTTTGGAACTGTCACAGGAGGAAGCTCGACAACTGG GCCATAACTATATTGGACCTGAGCACTTGCTTTTGGGACTGCTTCGTGAAGGTGAGGGTGTGGCGGCCTGTGTTCTTAAAAATTTAGGTGCTGACCCCAGCAACATTCGCACACAG GTTATTCGTATGGTGGGTGAGAGCACAGAAGCTGCTGGTGTTGGAGCTAGACAGGGAACCAGTGGCAACAAAATGCCAACTCTAGAGGAGTATGGAACCAATTTGACCAAGTTAGCAGAGGAG GGAAAGGTGGATGAACAGGATCTGTCGCAAAAGGAAACATGA
- the LOC133707485 gene encoding chaperone protein ClpC, chloroplastic-like isoform X1, whose protein sequence is MARVFVQSTNIPSVVARPKLGQFKGSENSRKATKMMCTLRAPALRLSSFSGLRSVNVLDIMVKPGQDLYAKVGEAISSRHRKASRCVPKATSFDRFSEKAIKAILLAQEETMRIGHNFVGTEHILLGLVGEGTGIAAKVLKSIGINLKGARVEVKKIIGTGRGFVAIEIPFTSRAKRVLELSQEEARQLGHNYIGPEHLLLGLLREGEGVAACVLKNLGADPSNIRTQVIRMVGESTEAAGVGARQGTSGNKMPTLEEYGTNLTKLAEEGKVDEQDLSQKET, encoded by the exons ATGGCTAGGGTTTTCGTCCAGTCTACTAACATTCCTAGTGTGGTTGCCAGGCCAAAGCTTGGTCAATTTAAAGGATCTGAAAATTCTAGAAAGGCAACAAAGATGATGTGTACTTTACGAGCACCTGCATTGAGATTGAGCAGTTTCTCAGGACTCCGTAGTGTTAATGTTTTAGATATTATGGTGAAGCCTGGGCAAGACTTATATGCTAAGGTGGGAGAAGCTATCTCCTCCCGGCATCGAAAGGCTAGCAGATGTGTGCCTAAAGCCACGTCGTTTGATCGCTTCTCAGAAAAGGCAATAAAAGCGATTCTGCTTGCACAAGAGGAAACAATGCGAATTGGTCACAACTTTGTTGGTACAGAGCACATACTTTTGGGTCTTGTTGGTGAAGGAACTGGGATTGCTGCCAAGGTCCTTAAATCTATTGGAATCAATCTTAAAGGTGCACGCGTTGAAGTGAAAAAGATCATTGGAACGGGTCGTGGCTTTGTTGCTATTGAAATCCCATTCACTTCTCGTGCAAAGCGAGTTTTGGAACTGTCACAGGAGGAAGCTCGACAACTGG GCCATAACTATATTGGACCTGAGCACTTGCTTTTGGGACTGCTTCGTGAAGGTGAGGGTGTGGCGGCCTGTGTTCTTAAAAATTTAGGTGCTGACCCCAGCAACATTCGCACACAG GTTATTCGTATGGTGGGTGAGAGCACAGAAGCTGCTGGTGTTGGAGCTAGACAGGGAACCAGTGGCAACAAAATGCCAACTCTAGAGGAGTATGGAACCAATTTGACCAAGTTAGCAGAGGAG GGAAAGGTGGATGAACAGGATCTGTCGCAAAAGGAAACATGA